The Cottoperca gobio chromosome 8, fCotGob3.1, whole genome shotgun sequence genome contains the following window.
CTGAAAAGCCTTATGGACCTGTGAGCTTCTGATTAACATATGATTTCTGTTTGGTCTGTctgttaacattttttaacaaagaGTGTCATAACATGCCATTTGTGAAAGTCAGGGACGTGCAccccgtcatcatgaaaagtaaaaaaaacaaataataataaaataaaatataaatgtatatttgtccactggtctgtgctataactgcatttttatGAATAATTCCAATAACtatgatcatttttatagtcacaATCGCTGAATtagcgtattctctgttcagatacaggagagatgtgagctgagcctccccctcggattgcgcaatccctcgcaaactaggttgagcgcatgcatttggcgcgtgcctgttgctatctctctgtatgtcgccaatataatgtttacagaaacttttattatgcgtcctgactttccatagtccagttaatgcatgtgatgtatgtgtgtaacatatttagtcttgctgatgcgacataaaaccacagtgaggtGACACCAGGTGAGgaagacagtactctgccgcactgaagagggcgcacgtgagcccacaggttcgtgttgctgctgtacttttattaaataaactaaacacttatgctagtgatctaatttatgtgcacgtttcagtttgtactgtctactttgcgcattcacattctctccttcgctccgttttgcgaagggcggggcttcgcagctgacacacacacacacacacacacacacacgagcgcacacacctacagagcggagtaaaggagaggggagagctgAAGAGAAACTGCGCGGAgagaactaaactaaactaaaggttcttctcctcctcccccaatATAATCATAGGTGGATATTTTAATTGTGCTTTAGATTAGATAGACAGGCAGCCTCCCCAAGCCAGCTCATTTAAGAACAGTTGAACACTCAACAATCACAAAAAAGGTTATTGTTTTCTTCCCGCAGTGCACTAATCATACatgagaattacattttttttgctAGATTCCAAATGATTAACAGTAGATTTCAGATTATATACCTCTGGGCTAAATAAAATTGGAGCATATCTTTTTCATTGCATGTGAGCTACTGCAGGCTACAGTAGGTCTCATCTTGAAACGAGTACATACATGCTTCATTTTGTGCAGAAGATGAAGCACTCGTATAATAACCTGCTGTTGTGTGACAGTTCATTTCAGGATGGACTTCCTAGGCGCTTCATATTTCAAACATAATGACATTCTTCTGCTGTATTGGTTAACTGTTGCTCTCTGCTCAGCTGGACCAACAGGTGTAAAGTTTAATGAGGATTCAGTTACACTGTGGCCTCGAGCGTGCCTGTAAAAACATAATACACTGAGTAAAATGTGTCTGcaagtttaaatgtaatgtgtctACACATGCTGTAAATGAGATTAGGGTCACTTTCAGCTAGAGAAGGTCAGTGGGTGAgtttatactgtatacatgtaaaACCAGAGTCTAATCTTCAATCAGCTCGAGAGCCAAAGGTCTGTCTACTTTCCTAAAGTCTTTTAATTTATTACCTTATCTGAAAAGCTGAAACATGTTTCTGGGATTCTCAAAACTCAACCGTGTCATTTTACGAGGCCATGAGGAATTATTTCAGACTAGCACGCCGCTCACAGGCCACAcagacagagctgcaggtcGGAAAAGGTGAATTAATCCTCAGGACAACCGTGTCTGTGCTCGTGAAGCAGTGGAGATAAACAATAATCCTTAAAACAATTCTattttggatggatggatggatggatggaccttGGGACTGTACAACAGGTTGTTTACTTTCATTAGTTGTTGATGCTTTTGGGAAAGAAAAGCTTTTGGAAAAGTTAAATCAACCAAGACTACTGTTTTACCTAGTAGACACTCGCACATCCacataataaactataaataaaagaTTATATAATGATAATTTACTATAAAAACTCATTATATACTCATTTATACTGAATTTAAAGGTCTCATCTATATTGTGTTCACAGTAAAACAAGTCTGTGTAACCATGTTAACCTCGGACCAAAGTGCTCTCTCAACAGCAATCCACACAAATCCCAGTACGGTTCAAAACATAAAGTCTCATTGtcacaaaaaacactttttaaaaatataaataaggtttaggaaaaatacaaatgtttgccGTCAACACCTGGAAACTGAGGTTAATCCAAACAAGTGATTAAAACATGCGTAACTACAGAGTTGACCGTCTCTGACGTTGGAGCACAAAAAAGAAATACCCTAATAACATAATGTCTGTCGTTTGAAAGCAGGGGATTTAGAGACACGTGCACGGAGAGCCACTTTGATAGGACCACTTAACAGTATAagatcagagagaaagaagaggaagagagagcaggagagacacAAAGGGCAGCATCTTGCCTGCTGAAGTGAGTTACATTACAGTCTGTTGGACTAACAGGGTTTGACTTACTTTGCATCCTTGATAAGGCtacaagagaagaaaacagatcaGCATAAGAGTCTTTAAATAATCACAACCTCCCGTTTTGTATTATTGAGGCATCATGAAACAGCAGGTCAGTGGCTCACCGTCCCGAAGACGCCCGTCAGAGTGGTCAACCCTCTGCGACAGAGACAACGCACACTCCCCGCCAGTGAGTTCAGGAACCTCATGCCGCAGGACGCCATCAGTGTGTTTGAGATTGAGAGAGAAGGTAAGTCAAGTTTCTGCTCACCATAAAACTAACCTGACGTGTGTTTTAACACGACGTATCATCAGGTCAGAACTTGACTGACTTGCGTATTTGATAAAAGGTGGGGAAGGTTTACATGCATCATATCTTTTGGGTGTTCAATATCACTTCAAGCCAGTTTTAACTTGAAAGAGAATACATTTTGTAATCTTTTCCTGATTATATTACTCCCATGACATGAAGTGGTTCTTCTCACCACCCagcatttgtctctgtgtctggaGAGTGTCCACTTACCCTGGATGAAGTGCTTAACTTCCTGGAAAAGTGCCCCGAGCTGTCGCTGGGCTGGTTTGAGGAGGGACAGCTGCTAGCTTTCATCATCGGCACTGGCTGGGACAAGGAGAGGCTTTCGCAGGTATGAATCTGTGTGAAGAATACAAATACCTTGCTCTTCCATGAAAATGAGTGATTTTGATAAACTTGCTCTGATGCATGTGGATTGCCTTTATCTGATCTATTTTCTCCAGGAGGCAATAACTCAGCATGTCCCAGGTTCCCCCACTGTGCACATTCATGTGCTGTCAGTGCACCATCACTATCGCCAGCAGGGCAAGGGCTCCATCCTCTTGTGGCGATACTTGCAGAACCTGCGCTGTATGCTGGGCCTCCGCCGAGCTCTGCTGATTTGTGAGGACTTCCTGGTGCCTTTCTACCGCAAGGCCGGCTTCAAGGATAAAGGACCATCAGCCATCTCCATATCCAACATGCAATTCCAAGAGATGGAGTACACACTCACGGCAAAACCTTATATATGTGATGTATGTATAGAGTCTTTACTGTAAAAGTAAAAGCTTAAGGACGTCCATACTGATCATGCAGTAAAAAGGCTTGGGTGGTTAATTGAGTATTTGTAGCAGATATTTCTTTGCTGTATAATTTGAATAAACTATACAACAATCTTCAACAGGCATTTTCTGGTAATTGAGAGAAAGTCACACACCATTTaagtttgttgatttgttttactgttgttttcAGTTACATGTGATTAGACAGGTAGCTAAAACACTACCGGGTTCAAAACGATCATCACTTCTTGGGaagcaataaacaaaaaaaactaacattCGAGTGCTCAGCATAATGTAACAAAAATATGGCAGTAGTTGGTACATTTCTCAACAAGGCACCAACGGTATCAATATTTGATTTTTGTCCCTGCTTCTGTATGAAGTTGCCTGAATAATTAAATCTATGTCTGTACCAGCGCTCTCTAATTCCTGCCTCACACGTAAAGGGCAGCAGGGAACTTTAATGAGGCTCAGAAGTGCCATTCCTTTGTTTCACTGGACAGTGAAGGAGTGACAATGACTGCCGAACAGGGAGGTGATTAAAGGAAGTGTTTAAGATGAGGGGCATAGGTATTCATACtgacaa
Protein-coding sequences here:
- the aanat2 gene encoding LOW QUALITY PROTEIN: arylalkylamine N-acetyltransferase 2 (The sequence of the model RefSeq protein was modified relative to this genomic sequence to represent the inferred CDS: inserted 1 base in 1 codon); this encodes MKQQVSGSPSXKTPVRVVNPLRQRQRTLPASEFRNLMPQDAISVFEIEREAFVSVSGECPLTLDEVLNFLEKCPELSLGWFEEGQLLAFIIGTGWDKERLSQEAITQHVPGSPTVHIHVLSVHHHYRQQGKGSILLWRYLQNLRCMLGLRRALLICEDFLVPFYRKAGFKDKGPSAISISNMQFQEMEYTLTAKPYICDVCIESLL